The Anomaloglossus baeobatrachus isolate aAnoBae1 chromosome 10, aAnoBae1.hap1, whole genome shotgun sequence genome has a segment encoding these proteins:
- the LOC142254328 gene encoding germ cell nuclear acidic protein-like: protein MASDKRYKRVIVLSDIEDSDEDYHQSHPKKRPRLPEHQYEGGFQTGQTSRDPDHITSISSSSHDSSINVIVVSDDEDYTIGEGTTSPKRLRTCDHEAADSSEDSGSLLMIVESDDDDDYVIVSPPSTVTESSESLESLEVRSPSEDHPTCNIRGCFIEDITSPGSPYLSDFQQTKHHLASRLFKWYNWTIFENQLPESIIITWSKRLTATSAFCINICQDGQRHSTIELSEKVCDSADRLRDTLVHEMCHAACWHFHGVQNDGHGPLWMLYTQKAMDTHPELPPITAHHTYSIKYRFNYECENCECRVGRFRRIIEERAICKKCRCKLQLQNTI, encoded by the exons ATGGCGAGTGATAAGCGCTATAAGCGCGTTATTGTTTTGTCCGACATAGAGGACAGTGATGAGGATTACCATCAG tcCCATCCAAAAAAAAGACCACGACTTCCGGAACATCAATATGAAGGTGGCTTCCAGACTGGGCAAACATCCAGAGACCCAG ATCATATAACATCAATCTCATCATCAAGCCATGACAG TTCCATCAATGTCATTGTGGTCTCTGATGATGAGGATTACACCATTGGTGAGGGAACAACATCTCCCAAAA GACTCAGGACTTGTGATCATGAAGCAGCCGATTCCTCTGAAGATAGCGGATCTCTACTGATGATAGTGGAAAGCGATGATGACGATGATTATGTAATAGTATCACCACCATCTACTGTTACAG AATCATCTGAATCGCTTGAATCGCTGGAGGTGAGATCCCCTTCAGAGGACCA TCCAACTTGTAACATCAGAGGCTGCTTCATTGAGGACATAACATCTCCCGGATCACCATACCTGAGCGATTTCCAGCAGACCAAGCACCACCTGGCATCACGACTGTTCAAGTGGTACAACTGGACCATATTTGAGAACCAG CTTCCTGAGTCCATCATTATCACGTGGAGTAAGCGGCTGACAGCGACAAGTGCGTTCTGTATTAATATCTGTCAGGACGGACAGCGCCACTCCACCATCGAGCTGTCGGAAAAAGTGTGCGACTCTGCAG ACCGCCTTAGAGACACATTAGTGCACGAGATGTGCCACGCCGCCTGCTGGCACTTTCACGGCGTACAAAATGATGGCCATGGACCACTGTGGATGTTATACACACAAAAGGCCATGGACACCCATCCGGAATTACCACCAATAACGGCACACCATACATATTCCATCAAGTATAGGTTCAACTACGAGTGTGAAAATTGCgagtgcag AGTCGGACGGTTCAGAAGGATTATTGAGGAGAGAGCA